In Desulfonatronum thiodismutans, the genomic window CCGCGTACAGTCCCTTGCGCCGCGAGGTGGCCAAGCAATCCCTGGAACGGTTGATCAGCGACGGACGAATTCATCCGGCGCGGATTGAGGATATCGTCAAGAAGGTCGAACAGGAAATGGACGTCAAGCTCCGGGAGTGGGGCGAACAGGCCACCTTCGACGTGGGAGTTCACGGCATCCATCCGGAGATTATCCGTTTGTTGGGCCAGTTGCGCTATCGGACCAGTTTTTCCCAAAACGTTCTGCAGCATTCCCTGGAAGTCGCCTTTGTCTGCGGAATCATGGCCGCTGAACTCGGCCTGGACGTGAAGAAGGCCAAACGGGCGGGCCTGCTGCACGATATCGGCAAGGCCGTGGACCATGAAGTGGAGGGCCCCCACGCCACCATCGGCGCGGATCTGGCCAAGAAATACGGAGAAGGCAAGGACATCGTCCATGCCATCGCCGCTCACCACGAGGAAGTCCCGCCTAAAAGCGTGATGGCCGTATTGGTGCAGGCGGCGGACGGCCTTTCCGGGGCCAGGCCCGGGGCGCGCAAGGAGTTGTTGGAAAATTACGTCAAGCGCCTGGAGGACCTGGAAGGAATGGCCACGGGCATGGAAGGCGTGTCCAAGGCGTTCGCCATTCAGGCCGGACGAGAGTTGCGGGTCGTCGTGGAGTCGGACCTGGTGGACGACGACAAGACGTTTTTGCTGTGCAATGATCTGACCAAGAAAATCGAGCAGAATCTGACCTATCCCGGACAGATTCGGGTCACCGTGATCCGTGAGCGGCGGGCGGTGGGGTATGCCAAATAATCAAAGGCCATAACATGAGTTGCAAGGAAGAGTGCTCTAAAAGGGTGGTGACCAAGGCCGAGTTGGAGCAAATCCAGCGCGGAACGGTGGAAGTCATCGACCTGGATGAACTGAAGACCAAGATCGGGCGCGGCAAGCCGTTACGCGTCAAGGCGGGATTCGACCCCACGGCCCCGGACATCCACCTCGGCCACACGGTGCTGATTCAAAAGCTGAAGCATTTTCAGGAACAGGGCCATGACGTCACTTTCCTGATCGGAGATTTCACGGGCATGATCGGCGACCCTTCGGGCAAGTCCGAAACCCGCAAGACACTGACCCGGGAGGCTGTCCTGGCCAACGCCGAGACCTATAAGCGCCAGGTATTCAAAATTCTCGATCCGGA contains:
- the rny gene encoding ribonuclease Y, yielding MSIESVFILLFGLLAGGALAYVAQRHIAGTKVKEAEELSGKILEEARKEAQVQKKEFLLQAQDEIFRRKKEQEQEYRDRESELKKQESRLQEKEERLEQKLEKASQKESDVVHLEKSLIQRERDFAVQEERLAEMTLTQQKRLEEISGLTVEEAKKRLMEEIESQARHESAKTLRQIESETRESADRKAKEILATAIQRYAGEFVTEQTVSSVALPSEDMKGRIIGREGRNIRALEAATGVDLIIDDTPETVILSAYSPLRREVAKQSLERLISDGRIHPARIEDIVKKVEQEMDVKLREWGEQATFDVGVHGIHPEIIRLLGQLRYRTSFSQNVLQHSLEVAFVCGIMAAELGLDVKKAKRAGLLHDIGKAVDHEVEGPHATIGADLAKKYGEGKDIVHAIAAHHEEVPPKSVMAVLVQAADGLSGARPGARKELLENYVKRLEDLEGMATGMEGVSKAFAIQAGRELRVVVESDLVDDDKTFLLCNDLTKKIEQNLTYPGQIRVTVIRERRAVGYAK